CTCCCATGGCCAGGGAGTGGGTCAGCCCAGGACGGGCTGGGCTGAAGGACTGTGACCCTGGGGGGGGGGGCTCCTTTACCCCCAGTTGTCTTGCTGCGGTCAGTGGTCCCTGGCCTCCCCACTCCACGCCATGGCCGCAGCAGTCACTGGGCACATAGCAGGAGCTTCCAGGCCCACTCCTCTTACCGAGGCTCCCATATAGCACTGACTTGAGGAATAAGCCGTGGGCCGGGGCCACACGTGCCTGGTGCTTCCCCAGGGGGTCTTGGCTTTCCAGAATCGTCTTCACCTGGGCAGGTGCCAAAGCCCCCAGCCCCACGGCCACCAGCACAGCGGTCATCCTCCGTACCTGTGACCCAGGGCCGAGATTGCACAGAGGCCTGCCcaccctcagccccagcccccaggGAGGGCCCCAGAACCGAGCCCACCTGTCTATACAAGAAGGACTGACTCTCAAACTCCAGGCTCCAGAACCGCAGCTTCCTGGAAACACACGTGCCTGTAGGTGTCTGTGGGGCAGTGCCTGCCATCCCCAGCCTACCACGTGGCCTCGGACAGGAGACTGACAGGGCGGGCTGGTTCCCCCGGCTGACTCCCTGCCCCCAGGGAGGCCCATTGGAGAGGCTTAAAACCAGACAAGCAATGCTTGGGCAAGGAGGCAGCAGGACCCTGGAGGCTGGGCAGGTAGCCTGGCTGTGCTGGAGGGGCTTGCCCTGGGCCCTCCCCTAGGGTCCTGGTGCACGGTCTGGGAACATGGCTGGTGCGTGTGCCAGAGACCCCAGCCCTGTCTGTACTTGCTACTCTGATGCAGGAGTCTGGGGCCGGCAGAAGTTCTTCCTCCCTTGAGGGCTCACCCCAGCAGGGGAGGTTTTGTGGTCAGAATCTGCCACCTGGTGGGTGGCCCTCTGGACAGTGATGGGGCAGCAGAAACCACCCCTGCCAGGCTGGGCCAGAACCACTGGCACCAGCGAAACCTTCCCAGTGGCTGCCAGAATTCTGTTAGGCAGGGCAGGGTTTTCAGAGACAGGCAGCCTTCCCTGTCCTCTGCCCCCAGCCGGGGTGGGGGAGGGCACAGCTGCAGGCTGGGGGTGTCCGGGCCACTCCAGCTGTCCAGGTTCTGAGGACAGCTGTCCCGCTTCGCCTGCCTTAAAGCTGGGGGAGGTGCTGGAGCTAAAATCAGTGCGTGACCTGAGGGCAGGGCCACAACCCACAGGCCCTTCCTCACCTGCTCTCCTCGGGGGTGACCAAGGGGCTGGCCTGgcctggggacacagagacacGGCGCAGCGTTCGCACAGGGCTTGGCACCGGGCTGCCGGCCGACTGGAACGCGCTGAAGTCATGTGTGCCGAGGAGGTGCTGGGCAGCTTCTTGCATGGCGGCCACATCCAGGCAGCTTCAGGGAACAGGGTAACGTCAGGAGGTGCGGCCTGCCTGCTCCCTCCCGGCTCACTGTCAGGGCCGCACTCACTCTGCCTGGAGAGTCCAGCATAGGTTGCGTTCAAACACCGGCAGCTCAGCAAGCCGGTGACAGCCAGTGACCAGGCGGTACAGGTAGGTCCGGGACGTGGCTGCGTGGCGAGCGTGGAAGTCGCTGGGCACTCGGAAGGCCCGCAGGACCCTGTGGCAGCAGGTCAGGCTCACCGGAGGAACGACCCTGCCGGTCTGCCCAGGTGTCACCTCCTGTCTCCTCCACCCCCGAGCTCTGACCAGACGACGAAGTCTGTGCAGACCTCCAGCCTCCGCCCGCAACAGAATCGGGAAGGCCGAGCCCCAGGGGCTGCTCAGGTCGCCGGCTCACCTGATGGCCGGGTGCCGCAGGTGGGTGTTGAGGGCCTCGGCCAGGACCTCGGGCGGGAAGGGCGGCCGGCCTGAGCGGCGCTGGACGTCCAGATGCGCCGCGTTGCTCAGGGCGTGGACCCCTGCGTCCGTGCGGCTGGAGATGGTGAACCTGACCGGCACCACGGAATTCAGCCGCTGGGCGGCCTCCTGCAAGACCGAGCCGCGGGGCGAGCGGGCGGGTGGGCGAGGCCGGACCCTGGGGACGCGCGGGCGGGGGCTCCCCCTTATCCCTCACCGGG
This DNA window, taken from Macaca mulatta isolate MMU2019108-1 chromosome 1, T2T-MMU8v2.0, whole genome shotgun sequence, encodes the following:
- the PUSL1 gene encoding tRNA pseudouridine synthase-like 1 isoform X1, which translates into the protein MGSVQAAGSVRARYLVYFQYVGTDFNGVAAVRGTQRAIGVQNYLEEAAQRLNSVVPVRFTISSRTDAGVHALSNAAHLDVQRRSGRPPFPPEVLAEALNTHLRHPAIRVLRAFRVPSDFHARHAATSRTYLYRLVTGCHRLAELPVFERNLCWTLQADCLDVAAMQEAAQHLLGTHDFSAFQSAGSPVPSPVRTLRRVSVSPGQASPLVTPEESRKLRFWSLEFESQSFLYRQVRRMTAVLVAVGLGALAPAQVKTILESQDPLGKHQARVAPAHGLFLKSVLYGSLGKRSGPGSSCYVPSDCCGHGVEWGGQGPLTAARQLGVKEPPPPGSQSFSPARPGLTHSLAMGVVPVVGRVG
- the PUSL1 gene encoding tRNA pseudouridine synthase-like 1 isoform X2, whose protein sequence is MGSVQAAGSVRARYLVYFQYVGTDFNGVAAVRGTQRAIGVQNYLEEAAQRLNSVVPVRFTISSRTDAGVHALSNAAHLDVQRRSGRPPFPPEVLAEALNTHLRHPAIRVLRAFRVPSDFHARHAATSRTYLYRLVTGCHRLAELPVFERNLCWTLQADCLDVAAMQEAAQHLLGTHDFSAFQSAGSPVPSPVRTLRRVSVSPGQASPLVTPEESRKLRFWSLEFESQSFLYRQVRRMTAVLVAVGLGALAPAQVKTILESQDPLGKHQARVAPAHGLFLKSVLYGSLGAASCTLQGPQFGSHK